In Elephas maximus indicus isolate mEleMax1 chromosome 4, mEleMax1 primary haplotype, whole genome shotgun sequence, a genomic segment contains:
- the BAZ2A gene encoding bromodomain adjacent to zinc finger domain protein 2A isoform X1: MEMEANDHFNFTGLPPAPAASGLKPSPSSGEGLYTNGSPMNFPQQGKSLNGDVNVNGLSTVSHTTTSGILNSAPHSSSTSHLHHPSVAYDCLWNYSQYPSANPGSNLKDPSLLSQFSGGQYPLNGIIGGSRQPSSPSHNTNLRAGSQEFWANGTQSPMGLNFDSQELYDSFPDQNFDVMPNGPPSFFTSPQPSPMLGSSIQTFAPSQEVGSGIHPDETGEKELTSVVAENGTGLVGSLELEEEQPELKMCGYNGSVPSVESLHQDVSVLVPDPSVSCLDDPSHLPDQLEDTPILSEDSLEPFNSLAPEPVSGGLYGIDDTELMGGEDKLPLGDSPVISALDCTSLNNTTAFSLLADDSQTSASIFASPTSPPVLGESVLQDNSFDLNNGSDTEQEEMETQASDFPAPDHPSPIHLHPAASPAVSPTVSPELSLAVSPAASSEISPEVSPAVSPAASTEISPAASPTVSPTSLAAPAAVSSEVSLTASPVASPKASPATSSAAAFPTAPTTNKDISSFPETTADLEEIAGEGNTAGSGDVLRRRIATPEEVRFPLQHGWRREVRIKKGSHRWQGETWYYGPCGKRMKQFPEVIKYLSRNVVHNVRREHFSFSPRMPVGDFFEERDTPEGVQWVQLSAEEIPSRIQAITGKRGRPRNTEKAKIKEVPKVKRGRGRPPKVKITELLNKTDNRLLKKLEAQETLNEEDKAKMSKIKKKIRRKVQRGECQTTIQGQARNKRKQETKSSKQKEAKKKSKAEKEKVKTKQEKLKEKVKREKKEKVKMKEKEEMTKAKPACKADKTLATQRRLEERQRQQMILEEMKKPTEDMCLADHQPLPDFSRIPGLILPSGAFSDCLTIVEFLHSFGKVLGFDPAEDVPSLGVLQEGLLCQGDSLGEVQDLLVRLLKAALYDPGLPSYCQSLKILGEKVSEIPLTRDNVSEILRCFLMAYGVEPALCDSLRTQPFQAQPPQQKAAVLAFLVHELNGSTLIINEIDKTLESMSSYRKNKWIVEGRLRRLKTALAKRTGRPEVEMQGPEEGLGRRRSSRIMEETSGMEEEEEEEAIAAVRGRRGRRDGEVDVPASSIPELERQIEKLSKRQLFCRKKLLHSSQMLRAVSLGQDRYRRRYWVLPYLAGIFVEGTEGSLVPVDVKQEADSLKVAAHPAPNTALFVKKELADSGTSAGSPARARGRPRKTKPGSVRPRHLKSSVKSQDSEQPQAQPQPQPQPQPQPQPQSQSQSQSQSHSGFLEPECSPLSLSQSQHDLSQSAFLSWLSQTQSHSSLLSSSVLTPDSSPGKLDSAPSQPLEEPEPDEAEFSPDPQAPWLNFSAQMPCNAAPTPPPAVSEDQSTPSPQLPASSKPLIRPSVANSCSPVQLCSTPLPMVTSKRRAEMPQSPTGLGQPKRRGRPPSKFFKQMEQRYLTQLTAQPVPPEMHSGWWWIRDPETLDATLKALHPRGIREKALHKHLSKHRDFLQEVCLRPSTDSIFEPSQLPTFQEGLMSWSPKEKTYETDLAVLQWVEELEQRVILSDLQIRGWTCPSPDSTREDLAYCEHLPDSPEDITWRGRGREGLAPQRKTTNPLDLAVTRLAALEQNVERRYLREPLWSAHEVVLEKALLSTPNGAPQCTTTEISYEITPRIRAWRQTLERCRSAAQVCLCLGQLERSIAWEKSVNKVTCLVCRKGDNDEFLLLCDGCDRGCHIYCHRPKMEAVPEGDWFCAVCLAQQAEGEFTQQPGFPKRAQKRKSGYVLNFPEGDGRRRRVLSRGREGLVVPRCSEEGLSPSKRRRLSMRNHHSDLTFCEIILMEMESHDAAWPFLEPVNPRLVSGYRRIIKNPMDFSTMRERLLRGGYTSSEEFAADALLVFDNCQTFNEDDSEVGKAGHIMRRFFESRWEEFYQGKQANL; the protein is encoded by the exons AAATGGAGGCAAACGACCATTTTAACTTTACTGGCCTTCCCCCTGCACCTGCTGCCTCAGGACTGAAACCCTCTCCTTCTTCAGGGGAGGGCCTCTACACTAACGGGTCTCCCATGAACTTCCCCCAGCAAGGGAAAA GTTTGAATGGGGATGTGAATGTTAATGGCTTATCTACTGTATCTCACACTACTACTTCAGGGATTTTGAACTCTGCTCCCCACTCCTCCAGCACCTCACACCTCCATCACCCCAGCGTGGCCTACGACTGTCTCTGGAACTACTCACAATACCCATCCGCCAATCCTGGCAGCAACCTCAAGGACCCATCCCTTCTCTCCCAGTTCTCTGGGGGACAGTACCCACTCAACGGCATCATTGGGGGCAGCCGGCAACCTTCATCCCCAAGTCACAACACTAACCTTCGGGCTGGGAGCCAAGAGTTCTGGGCCAACGGTACCCAGAGTCCCATGGGGCTTAACTTCGACTCACAGGAACTGTATGATTCCTTTCCTGACCAGAATTTTGATGTGATGCCCAATGGACCCCCTAGTTTTTTCACCTCCCCACAGCCTTCTCCTATGTTGGGATCCAGCATCCAGACCTTTGCACCGTCTCAGGAGGTAGGCAGTGGTATCCATCCTGATGAGACGGGAGAAAAGGAGCTGACTTCAGTGGTGGCAGAGAATGGCACTGGCTTGGTAGGCAGCCTGGAGCTGGAAGAAGAGCAGCCAG AACTGAAGATGTGTGGCTATAATGGCTCCGTCCCCTCTGTGGAATCATTGCACCAAGACGTCTCAGTCCTGGTCCCTGACCCTTCAGTGAGCTGCTTAGATGATCCTTCACACCTTCCTGACCAACTGGAAGACACTCCAATCCTCAGTGAAGATTCTCTGGAGCCCTTCAACTCTCTGGCACCAG AGCCAGTGAGTGGAGGACTCTATGGTATAGATGATACAGAGTTGATGGGTGGAGAGGACAAGCTGCCTCTGGGGGACAGCCCTGTGATCTCTGCCCTTGATTGCACTTCACTCAATAACACCACTGCCTTCAGTCTCCTGGCAGATGATAGTCAAACTTCAGCCTCTATCTTTGCCAGCCCGACCTCTCCACCTGTCTTAGGGGAGTCTGTCCTGCAAG ATAACAGCTTTGATCTGAATAATGGTAGTGATACAGAACAGGAAGAAATGGAGACTCAGGCTTCTGACTTTCCAGCCCCTGACCACCCATCCCCTATTCACCTACACCCAGCAGCCTCACCAGCAGTATCACCAACAGTGTCCCCGGAACTCTCCTTGGCAGTTTCTCCAGCAGCCTCCTCGGAAATCTCTCCAGAAGTCTCCCCAGCGGTCTCTCCAGCAGCCTCCACAGAAATCTCCCCAGCAGCCTCCCCGACAGTCTCTCCAACTTCCTTAGCAGCCCCCGCAGCAGTCTCCTCAGAAGTTTCCCTGACGGCCTCCCCAGTGGCCTCCCCAAAAGCCTCCCCTGCAACTTCCTCAGCAGCTGCCTTCCCAACAGCCCCCACGACAAATAAGGATATCAGCAGCTTCCCTGAAACCACTGCTGACCTGGAAGAGATCGctggagaaggaaacactgctggtaGTG GTGATGTTCTAAGGAGACGTATCGCTACGCCAGAAGAAGTTCGTTTTCCCCTTCAGCATGG GTGGCGGAGAGAGGTGCGCATCAAGAAGGGCAGCCACCGATGGCAGGGGGAGACTTGGTATTATGGCCCCTGTGGAAAGAGGATGAAGCAGTTCCCAGAAGTGATCAAG TACCTGAGCCGCAACGTAGTACACAACGTCCGACGTGAACACTTCAGCTTCAGTCCTCGCATGCCTGTTGGAGATTTCTTTGAAGAGAGAGACACACCAGAG GGCGTGCAGTGGGTACAGCTCTCAGCAGAGGAAATCCCATCCAGGATTCAGGCAATTACTGGCAAACGGGGTCGACCTCGGAACACTGAGAAGGCCAAGATCAAGGAGGTCCCCAAGGTGAAACGGGGCCGAGGTCGGCCGCCCAAGGTCAAAATCACAGAGCTATTGAATAAGACAGACAACCGACTTCTAAAGAAACTGGAGGCCCAAG AAACACTGAATGAGGAGGATAAAGCAAAGATGAGTAAAATTAAGAAGAAGATAAGGCGGAAGGTACAGCGGGGAGAATGTCAGACTACTATCCAAGGGCAG GCCAGAAACAAGAGGAAACAAGAGACCAAGAGCTCAAAGCAGAAGGAAGCTAAGAAGAAATCCAAG GCTGAGAAGGAGAAggtaaaaacaaagcaagaaaaactgaaggaaaaagtcaagagggaaaagaaggagaaggtaaaaatgaaggaaaaggaggagatgACCAAAGCCAAGCCAGCTTGTAAAGCAGACAAGACCCTGGCCACACAGAGGCGCTTGGAGGAACGGCAGAGGCAGCAGATGATCTTGGAGGAGATGAAGAAGCCCACAGAGGATATGTGTCTGGCTGACCACCAG CCTCTGCCTGACTTCTCACGTATCCCTGGTCTGATACTGCCCAGTGGGGCCTTCTCAGACTGCTTGACTATCGTGGAGTTCCTGCACAGCTTCGGCAAGGTGCTGGGCTTCGATCCTGCCGAAGATGTGCCTAGCCTGGGGGTCCTGCAGGAGGGGCTCCTGTGTCAAGGCGACAGCTTGGGCGAGGTGCAGGATCTGCTGGTGCGGCTCCTCAAGGCTGCACTCTATGATCCTGGCTTGCCCTCCTACTGCCAG TCCCTGAAGATCTTGGGGGAGAAGGTGTCTGAGATTCCACTGACAAGAGACAATGTGTCTGAGATCCTGCGCTGCTTCCTCATGGCATATGGAGTGGAGCCAGCCCTCTGTGACAGCCTGCGCACCCAGCCTTTTCAGGCCCAGCCACCCCAACAGAAGGCTGCTGTCCTGGCCTTCCTTGTGCATGAGCTCAACGGTTCCACCCTCATCATCAA TGAAATTGACAAGACCCTGGAGAGTATGTCCAGCTACAGGAAAAACAAGTGGATTGTGGAAGGCCGGCTCCGGAG GCTGAAAACTGCTCTGGCCAAGCGCACTGGGCGGCCTGAAGTAGAGATGCAGGGGCCAGAGGAAGGCCTGGGGCGGAGGCGCAGTTCTCGGATCATGGAGGAGACCAGTGgcatggaggaggaggaagaggaagaggctaTAGCAGCTGTCCGTGGCCGTAGGGGTCGAAGAGACGGAGAG GTTGATGTCCCAGCATCCAGCATCCCAGAGCTAGAGCGCCAGATAGAAAAACTCAGCAAG CGCCAGCTCTTCTGTCGCAAAAAGCTACTTCACTCATCCCAAATGCTTCGGGCTGTCTCCCTGGGGCAAGACCGCTACAGACGCCGCTACTGGGTGCTGCCATATTTGGCTGGTATCTTTGTGGAAGGAACAGAGGGGAGTTTAG TTCCTGTGGATGTAAAGCAGGAAGCTGACTCATTAAAGGTGGCAGCCCATCCAGCACCTAACACAGCCCTCTTTGTAAAGAAGGAGTTAGCTGACTCCGGTACCTCTGCTGGTTCTCCTGCCCGGGCTCGAGGCCGACCTCGAAAAACTAAGCCTGGGTCTGTGCGACCTAGGCACCTTAAGTCTTCTGTCAAGAGTCAGGATTCAGAACAGCCTcaggcccagccccagccccagccccagccccagccccagccccagccccagtccCAGTCCCAGTCCCAGTCCCAGTCCCATAGTGGGTTCttggagccagaatgctcccctTTGTCTCTGAGTCAGAGCCAGCATGACCTCAGCCAGTCAGCCTTCCTGTCTTGGCTGAGCCAGACTCAGAGCCACAGCTCCCTGTTGAGCAGCTCAGTCCTCACACCTGACAGCAGCCCAGGAAAACTGGACTCAGCCCCATCACAGCCCCTGGAGGAGCCAGAGCCTGATGAAGCAGAATTCAGCCCTGATCCTCAGGCTCCCTGGCTTAACTTCTCAGCCCAGATGCCCTGCAATGCTGCCCCTACACCACCCCCTGCAGTTTCCGAGGACCAGTCCACTCCCTCCCCTCAGCTTCCTGCCTCTTCCAAGCCA TTGATTAGACCCAGTGTTGCCAATTCCTGTTCTCCAGTGCAACTCTGTTCCACCCCCTTACCTATGGTAACCTCCAAGAGGCGAGCAGAAATGCCACAGAGTCCCACAGGGCTGGGACAGCCAAAACGAAGAGGCAGACCGCCCAGCAAGTTCTTCAAACAGATGGAGCAGCGTTACCTAACCCAGCTGACAGCCCAGCCTGTGCCCCCTG AGATGCACTCTGGCTGGTGGTGGATCCGAGATCCTGAGACATTGGATGCCACGCTCAAGGCCCTGCACCCCCGCGGCATCCGGGAGAAAGCACTTCACAAACACCTTAGCAAGCACAGGGACTTCTTGCAAGAAGTCTGCCTGCGACCCTCAACTG ACTCCATCTTTGAGCCCAGTCAGCTACCTACCTTTCAAGAAGGTCTTATGAGCTGGTCCCCCAAAGAGAAGACATATGAGACAGACCTGGCTGTGCTTCAGTGGGTTGAGGAGCTGGAACAGCGAGTTATCCTTTCTGATCTGCAGATTCGG GGCTGGACATGTCCTAGCCCAGACTCTACCCGTGAAGACTTGGCCTACTGTGAGCATCTACCTGACTCCCCGGAGGACATCACGTGGCGGGGGCGGGGCAGGGAAGGATTGGCACCCCAGCGTAAGACCACCAACCCTCTGGACCTGGCTGTGACACGGCTGGCTGCACTGGAGCAGAATGTAGAGCGGCGGTACCTGCGGGAGCCCCTCTGGTCAGCCCACGAGGTTGTGCTGGAGAAGGCCCTGCTCAGTACACCCAATGGTGCCCCCCAGTGCACCACCACAGAGAT ATCGTATGAGATCACCCCTCGCATTCGGGCTTGGCGCCAGACTCTTGAGCGGTGCCGGAGTGCGGCCCAGGTGTGCTTGTGCCTGGGCCAGCTGGAGAGGTCCATTGCCTGGGAGAAGTCTGTCAACAAAGTG ACCTGTCTAGTCTGCCGGAAGGGTGACAACGACGAGTTTCTTCTGCTTTGTGATGGATGTGACCGTGGCTGCCACATTTACTGCCATCGGCCCAAGATGGAGGCTGTCCCAGAAGGAGACTGGTTCTGTGCTGTCTGTCTGGCCCAG caggcagagggagaattCACCCAGCAGCCTGGTTTCCCAAAGCGAGCCCAGAAACGGAAAAGTGGCTATGTGCTGAACTTCCCAGAGGGTGATGGCCGTCGACGCCGGGTACTGTCCAGGGGCCGAGAAGGCCTAGTAGTGCCTCGGTGTTCTGAAGAAGGGCTGTCCCCGTCCAAGCGGCGGCGGCTCTCCATGCGCAACCACCACAGCGACCTCACGTTTTGCGA GATTATCCTAATGGAGATGGAGTCCCATGATGCAGCGTGGCCTTTCCTGGAGCCTGTGAACCCACGGTTGGTGAGCGGGTACCGGCGTATCATCAAAAATCCCATGGATTTTTCCACCATGCGGGAACGGCTACTCCGGGGAGG GTATACCAGCTCCGAGGAGTTTGCAGCTGATGCCCTCCTGGTATTTGACAACTGCCAGACCTTCAACGAGGATGACTCTGAAGTGGGCAAGGCTGGGCACATCATGCGCCGCTTCTTTGAGAGCCGCTGGGAGGAGTTTTATCAGGGAAAACAGGCCAATCTGTGA
- the BAZ2A gene encoding bromodomain adjacent to zinc finger domain protein 2A isoform X3 translates to MCGYNGSVPSVESLHQDVSVLVPDPSVSCLDDPSHLPDQLEDTPILSEDSLEPFNSLAPEPVSGGLYGIDDTELMGGEDKLPLGDSPVISALDCTSLNNTTAFSLLADDSQTSASIFASPTSPPVLGESVLQDNSFDLNNGSDTEQEEMETQASDFPAPDHPSPIHLHPAASPAVSPTVSPELSLAVSPAASSEISPEVSPAVSPAASTEISPAASPTVSPTSLAAPAAVSSEVSLTASPVASPKASPATSSAAAFPTAPTTNKDISSFPETTADLEEIAGEGNTAGSGDVLRRRIATPEEVRFPLQHGWRREVRIKKGSHRWQGETWYYGPCGKRMKQFPEVIKYLSRNVVHNVRREHFSFSPRMPVGDFFEERDTPEGVQWVQLSAEEIPSRIQAITGKRGRPRNTEKAKIKEVPKVKRGRGRPPKVKITELLNKTDNRLLKKLEAQETLNEEDKAKMSKIKKKIRRKVQRGECQTTIQGQARNKRKQETKSSKQKEAKKKSKAEKEKVKTKQEKLKEKVKREKKEKVKMKEKEEMTKAKPACKADKTLATQRRLEERQRQQMILEEMKKPTEDMCLADHQPLPDFSRIPGLILPSGAFSDCLTIVEFLHSFGKVLGFDPAEDVPSLGVLQEGLLCQGDSLGEVQDLLVRLLKAALYDPGLPSYCQSLKILGEKVSEIPLTRDNVSEILRCFLMAYGVEPALCDSLRTQPFQAQPPQQKAAVLAFLVHELNGSTLIINEIDKTLESMSSYRKNKWIVEGRLRRLKTALAKRTGRPEVEMQGPEEGLGRRRSSRIMEETSGMEEEEEEEAIAAVRGRRGRRDGEVDVPASSIPELERQIEKLSKRQLFCRKKLLHSSQMLRAVSLGQDRYRRRYWVLPYLAGIFVEGTEGSLVPVDVKQEADSLKVAAHPAPNTALFVKKELADSGTSAGSPARARGRPRKTKPGSVRPRHLKSSVKSQDSEQPQAQPQPQPQPQPQPQPQSQSQSQSQSHSGFLEPECSPLSLSQSQHDLSQSAFLSWLSQTQSHSSLLSSSVLTPDSSPGKLDSAPSQPLEEPEPDEAEFSPDPQAPWLNFSAQMPCNAAPTPPPAVSEDQSTPSPQLPASSKPLIRPSVANSCSPVQLCSTPLPMVTSKRRAEMPQSPTGLGQPKRRGRPPSKFFKQMEQRYLTQLTAQPVPPEMHSGWWWIRDPETLDATLKALHPRGIREKALHKHLSKHRDFLQEVCLRPSTDSIFEPSQLPTFQEGLMSWSPKEKTYETDLAVLQWVEELEQRVILSDLQIRGWTCPSPDSTREDLAYCEHLPDSPEDITWRGRGREGLAPQRKTTNPLDLAVTRLAALEQNVERRYLREPLWSAHEVVLEKALLSTPNGAPQCTTTEISYEITPRIRAWRQTLERCRSAAQVCLCLGQLERSIAWEKSVNKVTCLVCRKGDNDEFLLLCDGCDRGCHIYCHRPKMEAVPEGDWFCAVCLAQQAEGEFTQQPGFPKRAQKRKSGYVLNFPEGDGRRRRVLSRGREGLVVPRCSEEGLSPSKRRRLSMRNHHSDLTFCEIILMEMESHDAAWPFLEPVNPRLVSGYRRIIKNPMDFSTMRERLLRGGYTSSEEFAADALLVFDNCQTFNEDDSEVGKAGHIMRRFFESRWEEFYQGKQANL, encoded by the exons ATGTGTGGCTATAATGGCTCCGTCCCCTCTGTGGAATCATTGCACCAAGACGTCTCAGTCCTGGTCCCTGACCCTTCAGTGAGCTGCTTAGATGATCCTTCACACCTTCCTGACCAACTGGAAGACACTCCAATCCTCAGTGAAGATTCTCTGGAGCCCTTCAACTCTCTGGCACCAG AGCCAGTGAGTGGAGGACTCTATGGTATAGATGATACAGAGTTGATGGGTGGAGAGGACAAGCTGCCTCTGGGGGACAGCCCTGTGATCTCTGCCCTTGATTGCACTTCACTCAATAACACCACTGCCTTCAGTCTCCTGGCAGATGATAGTCAAACTTCAGCCTCTATCTTTGCCAGCCCGACCTCTCCACCTGTCTTAGGGGAGTCTGTCCTGCAAG ATAACAGCTTTGATCTGAATAATGGTAGTGATACAGAACAGGAAGAAATGGAGACTCAGGCTTCTGACTTTCCAGCCCCTGACCACCCATCCCCTATTCACCTACACCCAGCAGCCTCACCAGCAGTATCACCAACAGTGTCCCCGGAACTCTCCTTGGCAGTTTCTCCAGCAGCCTCCTCGGAAATCTCTCCAGAAGTCTCCCCAGCGGTCTCTCCAGCAGCCTCCACAGAAATCTCCCCAGCAGCCTCCCCGACAGTCTCTCCAACTTCCTTAGCAGCCCCCGCAGCAGTCTCCTCAGAAGTTTCCCTGACGGCCTCCCCAGTGGCCTCCCCAAAAGCCTCCCCTGCAACTTCCTCAGCAGCTGCCTTCCCAACAGCCCCCACGACAAATAAGGATATCAGCAGCTTCCCTGAAACCACTGCTGACCTGGAAGAGATCGctggagaaggaaacactgctggtaGTG GTGATGTTCTAAGGAGACGTATCGCTACGCCAGAAGAAGTTCGTTTTCCCCTTCAGCATGG GTGGCGGAGAGAGGTGCGCATCAAGAAGGGCAGCCACCGATGGCAGGGGGAGACTTGGTATTATGGCCCCTGTGGAAAGAGGATGAAGCAGTTCCCAGAAGTGATCAAG TACCTGAGCCGCAACGTAGTACACAACGTCCGACGTGAACACTTCAGCTTCAGTCCTCGCATGCCTGTTGGAGATTTCTTTGAAGAGAGAGACACACCAGAG GGCGTGCAGTGGGTACAGCTCTCAGCAGAGGAAATCCCATCCAGGATTCAGGCAATTACTGGCAAACGGGGTCGACCTCGGAACACTGAGAAGGCCAAGATCAAGGAGGTCCCCAAGGTGAAACGGGGCCGAGGTCGGCCGCCCAAGGTCAAAATCACAGAGCTATTGAATAAGACAGACAACCGACTTCTAAAGAAACTGGAGGCCCAAG AAACACTGAATGAGGAGGATAAAGCAAAGATGAGTAAAATTAAGAAGAAGATAAGGCGGAAGGTACAGCGGGGAGAATGTCAGACTACTATCCAAGGGCAG GCCAGAAACAAGAGGAAACAAGAGACCAAGAGCTCAAAGCAGAAGGAAGCTAAGAAGAAATCCAAG GCTGAGAAGGAGAAggtaaaaacaaagcaagaaaaactgaaggaaaaagtcaagagggaaaagaaggagaaggtaaaaatgaaggaaaaggaggagatgACCAAAGCCAAGCCAGCTTGTAAAGCAGACAAGACCCTGGCCACACAGAGGCGCTTGGAGGAACGGCAGAGGCAGCAGATGATCTTGGAGGAGATGAAGAAGCCCACAGAGGATATGTGTCTGGCTGACCACCAG CCTCTGCCTGACTTCTCACGTATCCCTGGTCTGATACTGCCCAGTGGGGCCTTCTCAGACTGCTTGACTATCGTGGAGTTCCTGCACAGCTTCGGCAAGGTGCTGGGCTTCGATCCTGCCGAAGATGTGCCTAGCCTGGGGGTCCTGCAGGAGGGGCTCCTGTGTCAAGGCGACAGCTTGGGCGAGGTGCAGGATCTGCTGGTGCGGCTCCTCAAGGCTGCACTCTATGATCCTGGCTTGCCCTCCTACTGCCAG TCCCTGAAGATCTTGGGGGAGAAGGTGTCTGAGATTCCACTGACAAGAGACAATGTGTCTGAGATCCTGCGCTGCTTCCTCATGGCATATGGAGTGGAGCCAGCCCTCTGTGACAGCCTGCGCACCCAGCCTTTTCAGGCCCAGCCACCCCAACAGAAGGCTGCTGTCCTGGCCTTCCTTGTGCATGAGCTCAACGGTTCCACCCTCATCATCAA TGAAATTGACAAGACCCTGGAGAGTATGTCCAGCTACAGGAAAAACAAGTGGATTGTGGAAGGCCGGCTCCGGAG GCTGAAAACTGCTCTGGCCAAGCGCACTGGGCGGCCTGAAGTAGAGATGCAGGGGCCAGAGGAAGGCCTGGGGCGGAGGCGCAGTTCTCGGATCATGGAGGAGACCAGTGgcatggaggaggaggaagaggaagaggctaTAGCAGCTGTCCGTGGCCGTAGGGGTCGAAGAGACGGAGAG GTTGATGTCCCAGCATCCAGCATCCCAGAGCTAGAGCGCCAGATAGAAAAACTCAGCAAG CGCCAGCTCTTCTGTCGCAAAAAGCTACTTCACTCATCCCAAATGCTTCGGGCTGTCTCCCTGGGGCAAGACCGCTACAGACGCCGCTACTGGGTGCTGCCATATTTGGCTGGTATCTTTGTGGAAGGAACAGAGGGGAGTTTAG TTCCTGTGGATGTAAAGCAGGAAGCTGACTCATTAAAGGTGGCAGCCCATCCAGCACCTAACACAGCCCTCTTTGTAAAGAAGGAGTTAGCTGACTCCGGTACCTCTGCTGGTTCTCCTGCCCGGGCTCGAGGCCGACCTCGAAAAACTAAGCCTGGGTCTGTGCGACCTAGGCACCTTAAGTCTTCTGTCAAGAGTCAGGATTCAGAACAGCCTcaggcccagccccagccccagccccagccccagccccagccccagccccagtccCAGTCCCAGTCCCAGTCCCAGTCCCATAGTGGGTTCttggagccagaatgctcccctTTGTCTCTGAGTCAGAGCCAGCATGACCTCAGCCAGTCAGCCTTCCTGTCTTGGCTGAGCCAGACTCAGAGCCACAGCTCCCTGTTGAGCAGCTCAGTCCTCACACCTGACAGCAGCCCAGGAAAACTGGACTCAGCCCCATCACAGCCCCTGGAGGAGCCAGAGCCTGATGAAGCAGAATTCAGCCCTGATCCTCAGGCTCCCTGGCTTAACTTCTCAGCCCAGATGCCCTGCAATGCTGCCCCTACACCACCCCCTGCAGTTTCCGAGGACCAGTCCACTCCCTCCCCTCAGCTTCCTGCCTCTTCCAAGCCA TTGATTAGACCCAGTGTTGCCAATTCCTGTTCTCCAGTGCAACTCTGTTCCACCCCCTTACCTATGGTAACCTCCAAGAGGCGAGCAGAAATGCCACAGAGTCCCACAGGGCTGGGACAGCCAAAACGAAGAGGCAGACCGCCCAGCAAGTTCTTCAAACAGATGGAGCAGCGTTACCTAACCCAGCTGACAGCCCAGCCTGTGCCCCCTG AGATGCACTCTGGCTGGTGGTGGATCCGAGATCCTGAGACATTGGATGCCACGCTCAAGGCCCTGCACCCCCGCGGCATCCGGGAGAAAGCACTTCACAAACACCTTAGCAAGCACAGGGACTTCTTGCAAGAAGTCTGCCTGCGACCCTCAACTG ACTCCATCTTTGAGCCCAGTCAGCTACCTACCTTTCAAGAAGGTCTTATGAGCTGGTCCCCCAAAGAGAAGACATATGAGACAGACCTGGCTGTGCTTCAGTGGGTTGAGGAGCTGGAACAGCGAGTTATCCTTTCTGATCTGCAGATTCGG GGCTGGACATGTCCTAGCCCAGACTCTACCCGTGAAGACTTGGCCTACTGTGAGCATCTACCTGACTCCCCGGAGGACATCACGTGGCGGGGGCGGGGCAGGGAAGGATTGGCACCCCAGCGTAAGACCACCAACCCTCTGGACCTGGCTGTGACACGGCTGGCTGCACTGGAGCAGAATGTAGAGCGGCGGTACCTGCGGGAGCCCCTCTGGTCAGCCCACGAGGTTGTGCTGGAGAAGGCCCTGCTCAGTACACCCAATGGTGCCCCCCAGTGCACCACCACAGAGAT ATCGTATGAGATCACCCCTCGCATTCGGGCTTGGCGCCAGACTCTTGAGCGGTGCCGGAGTGCGGCCCAGGTGTGCTTGTGCCTGGGCCAGCTGGAGAGGTCCATTGCCTGGGAGAAGTCTGTCAACAAAGTG ACCTGTCTAGTCTGCCGGAAGGGTGACAACGACGAGTTTCTTCTGCTTTGTGATGGATGTGACCGTGGCTGCCACATTTACTGCCATCGGCCCAAGATGGAGGCTGTCCCAGAAGGAGACTGGTTCTGTGCTGTCTGTCTGGCCCAG caggcagagggagaattCACCCAGCAGCCTGGTTTCCCAAAGCGAGCCCAGAAACGGAAAAGTGGCTATGTGCTGAACTTCCCAGAGGGTGATGGCCGTCGACGCCGGGTACTGTCCAGGGGCCGAGAAGGCCTAGTAGTGCCTCGGTGTTCTGAAGAAGGGCTGTCCCCGTCCAAGCGGCGGCGGCTCTCCATGCGCAACCACCACAGCGACCTCACGTTTTGCGA GATTATCCTAATGGAGATGGAGTCCCATGATGCAGCGTGGCCTTTCCTGGAGCCTGTGAACCCACGGTTGGTGAGCGGGTACCGGCGTATCATCAAAAATCCCATGGATTTTTCCACCATGCGGGAACGGCTACTCCGGGGAGG GTATACCAGCTCCGAGGAGTTTGCAGCTGATGCCCTCCTGGTATTTGACAACTGCCAGACCTTCAACGAGGATGACTCTGAAGTGGGCAAGGCTGGGCACATCATGCGCCGCTTCTTTGAGAGCCGCTGGGAGGAGTTTTATCAGGGAAAACAGGCCAATCTGTGA